A region of Thiofilum sp. DNA encodes the following proteins:
- a CDS encoding rhodanese-like domain-containing protein: MFGVQEIDAASLQQKLAAGEKLRLIDVRSEGEFAQGIIPGAEFMPLHTVPLKLDDLKASKDPIVFYCRSGNRSGQACWFLKQHTGVEALNLSGGIIAWYHSGNQIVAPTKAA; the protein is encoded by the coding sequence ATGTTTGGTGTTCAAGAGATTGATGCAGCCTCTTTGCAACAAAAATTAGCCGCTGGTGAAAAGCTGCGTTTAATCGATGTGCGTTCTGAAGGTGAGTTTGCTCAAGGGATTATTCCGGGGGCTGAGTTCATGCCTTTACACACCGTGCCTTTAAAATTAGATGATCTTAAGGCGAGTAAAGACCCTATTGTATTTTACTGCCGTAGCGGTAATCGTTCTGGTCAAGCATGTTGGTTTTTAAAGCAACATACTGGGGTAGAGGCGTTAAATTTAAGCGGCGGTATTATTGCGTGGTATCACTCCGGCAATCAAATTGTGGCGCCTACTAAAGCGGCATAA